In one window of Methanolobus mangrovi DNA:
- a CDS encoding Hsp20/alpha crystallin family protein codes for MKFGLTPWRPASVSSWEPFEEMRRMQERLNRLFGEEGTRSEMMDIDTLTPLVDIKEKDNNIIVTTDLPGVEKKDINIDIRDNKVWISANTHKESKEEKEGYLMRERTYSKFARAFSLPSAVKEGEANAKLEDGVLTITLPKSEIEEKHRIMIE; via the coding sequence ATGAAATTTGGGTTAACACCATGGAGACCTGCTTCAGTTTCAAGTTGGGAACCATTTGAGGAAATGAGACGTATGCAGGAACGCCTCAACCGTTTATTTGGGGAAGAAGGAACAAGATCTGAAATGATGGATATTGATACGCTTACTCCCCTTGTGGACATAAAAGAGAAAGATAACAATATCATCGTCACAACAGATCTTCCAGGTGTTGAGAAGAAAGACATCAACATCGATATTAGGGACAACAAGGTTTGGATTAGCGCCAATACACACAAGGAATCCAAAGAGGAAAAGGAAGGATACCTTATGCGTGAGCGTACTTACAGCAAATTTGCACGTGCATTCAGCCTTCCATCTGCAGTCAAAGAAGGGGAAGCAAATGCAAAACTTGAGGATGGAGTGCTCACCATAACACTACCAAAATCCGAGATAGAGGAAAAGCACAGGATAATGATCGAATAA
- a CDS encoding tetrahydromethanopterin S-methyltransferase subunit F, producing the protein MAEEEYGKGVPMVISPQMGAIEAVIEDIRYRAQLIARNQKLDSGVSATGVSGFIAGFVFALVMVVIIPMFVWKVI; encoded by the coding sequence ATGGCAGAAGAAGAATATGGAAAAGGCGTACCAATGGTCATAAGCCCACAGATGGGAGCCATTGAAGCTGTAATCGAAGACATCCGCTACAGAGCCCAGCTTATTGCAAGGAACCAGAAGCTTGATTCAGGTGTATCTGCAACAGGCGTATCTGGTTTTATAGCAGGATTCGTGTTTGCGCTGGTAATGGTAGTAATAATACCTATGTTCGTCTGGAAGGTGATATAA
- the mtrG gene encoding tetrahydromethanopterin S-methyltransferase subunit MtrG — protein MADSNDRVPSVVTDPEDFNAVLEKLNKIDEKIEFVNSEVAQRIGKKVGRDIGILYGAVVGIIIFLLYVLFLAPMLGI, from the coding sequence ATGGCTGACAGTAACGACAGGGTACCAAGCGTAGTTACAGACCCGGAAGACTTCAATGCAGTACTTGAGAAACTCAACAAGATAGATGAGAAGATCGAGTTTGTTAACAGTGAAGTAGCACAACGTATCGGAAAGAAAGTAGGAAGAGACATAGGAATATTATACGGAGCTGTTGTTGGAATTATCATATTCCTGCTCTACGTTCTGTTCCTTGCACCTATGCTCGGTATTTAA
- a CDS encoding aspartate kinase, protein MRIVMKFGGTSVENGEKIRHVAELVRQYHIDGNELVAVTSALGGVTDGLLSTAKEVSKNGKVTQVKEFITDLSKKHYDAIHVAIDNDNIRSECIEVIDSRVDELEKALIGICYLGELTNRSIDYISSYGERLAAPIVSGSIRSLGTLSKAFTGGEAGIVTDSNYGDAKPLEDSYSQVHERLCPLLKDHIPVVTGFIAQNKQDIITTLGRGGSDFSASIIGASIGADEIWLWKEVHGILTTDPKIVPEASPIPQISYIEAMELSYFGAKVLHPRTIEPAIRHKIPVRVKNTFEPDFPGTLIVAEQRQIQDVVKAVTLINKVALINICGAGMVGTIGTAARVFSALANAGVNIIMISQGSSEANMSLVVNEDHLEAAVAAVRSEFTTNVVGDVAYDRDVCVVAVVGAGMDGIPGVAGKVFNSLGKAGINIIMISQGSSQHNISFVVSSKEALDAVRTLHKEFELEK, encoded by the coding sequence ATGAGAATCGTAATGAAGTTCGGCGGGACTTCCGTGGAAAACGGCGAAAAGATCCGTCATGTGGCAGAGCTTGTAAGGCAATACCATATTGATGGCAATGAACTTGTAGCAGTGACTTCTGCACTTGGCGGTGTTACAGACGGATTGCTGAGCACTGCAAAAGAAGTATCTAAAAATGGCAAAGTAACCCAGGTTAAGGAATTTATTACTGATTTATCCAAAAAACACTATGATGCAATTCATGTTGCTATTGATAATGATAATATAAGGTCAGAATGCATAGAAGTGATAGACAGCAGGGTCGATGAGCTGGAAAAGGCTTTGATCGGTATATGCTATCTTGGAGAACTGACCAACCGTTCAATAGATTATATTTCTTCATATGGTGAACGTCTTGCCGCACCTATTGTAAGTGGCTCGATACGTTCACTTGGCACTCTCTCAAAAGCATTCACAGGTGGAGAGGCAGGTATTGTAACAGACTCCAATTACGGTGATGCTAAGCCACTGGAGGACAGTTATTCTCAGGTACATGAGAGACTCTGTCCTTTGCTCAAGGATCACATTCCGGTAGTTACAGGATTCATTGCCCAGAACAAGCAGGATATCATCACCACTCTTGGACGTGGGGGTTCTGATTTCTCCGCATCTATCATAGGGGCTTCTATTGGAGCTGATGAAATATGGCTTTGGAAAGAGGTTCATGGTATACTGACCACTGACCCGAAAATAGTTCCGGAGGCAAGTCCGATTCCTCAGATATCATATATCGAAGCCATGGAGCTTTCCTATTTCGGTGCCAAGGTTCTTCACCCAAGGACAATTGAGCCTGCTATAAGGCACAAGATACCTGTACGTGTAAAGAATACATTTGAGCCGGATTTCCCTGGCACACTGATAGTTGCAGAACAGAGGCAGATACAGGATGTTGTCAAGGCTGTAACTCTCATTAACAAGGTTGCCCTCATAAATATATGCGGGGCCGGAATGGTGGGGACTATCGGTACAGCTGCAAGGGTATTTTCCGCACTCGCCAATGCAGGTGTTAATATTATTATGATCAGTCAGGGTTCGTCCGAAGCCAATATGTCCCTGGTGGTCAATGAAGACCATCTTGAGGCCGCAGTGGCAGCAGTAAGGTCAGAATTCACAACCAACGTTGTAGGTGACGTTGCCTATGATCGTGATGTCTGTGTAGTTGCTGTGGTTGGTGCAGGAATGGATGGTATTCCCGGAGTTGCAGGAAAAGTATTCAATTCCCTCGGGAAAGCCGGTATAAATATTATTATGATCAGTCAGGGTTCTTCACAGCACAATATCTCCTTTGTAGTAAGCTCAAAGGAAGCACTCGATGCTGTGCGGACCTTACATAAAGAATTCGAACTTGAGAAATAA
- the purM gene encoding phosphoribosylformylglycinamidine cyclo-ligase — MNDKHLTYADSGVDIEKEEETIKALTKGMTYKREGLGAPLTGIGHYAGLIDFGEYALALATDGVGSKVLIANEMKRWNTVGIDCIAMNVNDLLAIGAEPISFVDYLALEKHDEDFASQIGEGLRKGAEISRMSIVGGETATLPDIVKGFDLAGTCLGMVKKDQIITGEKVQLGDAIVGIPSDGVHSNGYTLARKIVDESSYSYHDEFPYDSSTTIGDELLIPTRIYMEVLDVIKECDVHGLAHITGSGLLKLKRVTKLGFDFNDPIEPNDIFKFLQEEGNVDDLEMYRTFNMGMGFVIILPAEYAEKAAQMTGGKIVGRIVEKGIKAGDLVIVE; from the coding sequence ATGAACGATAAACACCTTACGTATGCAGATTCCGGGGTTGACATCGAAAAGGAAGAAGAGACCATCAAGGCACTCACAAAAGGTATGACTTACAAGCGTGAGGGTCTGGGTGCACCTTTGACTGGTATCGGTCACTATGCAGGCCTCATAGACTTTGGAGAATATGCCCTCGCTCTTGCTACAGATGGTGTAGGATCCAAGGTCCTGATAGCAAATGAGATGAAACGCTGGAACACTGTGGGTATTGATTGCATTGCAATGAATGTCAATGACCTTCTTGCAATAGGCGCAGAACCCATATCATTTGTTGACTATCTAGCCCTTGAAAAGCATGATGAGGACTTTGCATCCCAGATTGGTGAAGGTCTTAGAAAGGGTGCTGAGATCTCACGCATGTCAATAGTTGGCGGTGAAACGGCAACACTTCCTGATATTGTGAAGGGCTTTGATCTTGCAGGTACATGCCTGGGAATGGTCAAGAAAGATCAGATCATCACAGGCGAAAAGGTTCAACTTGGGGATGCAATTGTAGGTATTCCAAGTGACGGTGTTCACAGTAACGGGTACACCCTTGCCAGAAAGATTGTCGATGAATCTTCCTATTCATATCATGATGAGTTTCCTTATGACTCCTCAACCACAATAGGCGATGAACTTCTGATTCCTACTCGTATCTATATGGAAGTTCTCGATGTCATTAAGGAGTGCGATGTACATGGTCTTGCACACATAACCGGCAGTGGCTTATTGAAATTGAAGAGGGTCACAAAACTTGGTTTTGATTTCAATGATCCGATAGAGCCGAATGACATCTTCAAGTTCCTCCAGGAAGAAGGTAATGTGGATGACCTTGAAATGTACAGGACATTCAATATGGGAATGGGATTTGTGATCATACTTCCTGCTGAGTATGCGGAAAAAGCTGCACAGATGACTGGCGGTAAGATTGTAGGTCGTATCGTGGAAAAAGGTATAAAAGCCGGTGACCTTGTTATTGTTGAATAA
- a CDS encoding helix-turn-helix transcriptional regulator, translated as MRRALIETISRSEKRKDVLMLLQDGPVDMPVILKTLNESRPALLPQMKILEEGQLVIKEKDAYMLSKFGRLIVNDLKPLLDTLNILEGKLDYWTKHNTDCIPQELFNRLRELESCELIEPELCEAVELSRKAISMCLESKKIDAITSLYHSEYPSLFMKYAENRTDFRCIFTKEVLSRFISDNKEQLQKLMEYPNVNFYIYPDELHFSALMITPDFMLLRLLTTSGVYDPRYIMAYKQSAIDWGKEFFQRFADRSTLLEAL; from the coding sequence ATGAGACGGGCATTAATTGAGACTATCAGCAGATCGGAAAAACGTAAAGATGTCTTAATGCTTTTACAGGACGGACCTGTGGATATGCCAGTTATCCTGAAGACCCTTAATGAAAGCAGACCTGCTTTACTCCCACAGATGAAAATACTTGAAGAAGGGCAGCTGGTAATTAAAGAAAAAGATGCTTATATGCTCTCCAAGTTTGGGAGATTGATAGTCAATGACCTAAAGCCACTGTTGGATACCCTTAACATCCTTGAAGGCAAACTGGATTACTGGACAAAACACAACACAGATTGTATCCCCCAGGAACTTTTCAACAGATTGAGGGAGCTGGAAAGTTGCGAACTTATAGAGCCCGAATTATGTGAAGCGGTTGAACTTAGTAGAAAAGCAATTTCCATGTGTCTGGAATCAAAAAAGATCGATGCAATAACTTCATTGTATCATTCTGAATACCCTTCATTGTTCATGAAATATGCAGAAAATAGAACTGATTTCAGATGCATCTTTACAAAAGAAGTCCTTTCCAGATTCATATCGGACAATAAAGAACAGTTACAGAAACTTATGGAATACCCAAATGTAAACTTTTACATATACCCGGATGAACTTCATTTTTCAGCTCTTATGATAACACCGGATTTCATGCTCCTCCGCCTGCTAACCACAAGCGGAGTCTATGACCCTAGATATATAATGGCATACAAGCAAAGTGCCATTGATTGGGGAAAAGAGTTCTTCCAGCGCTTTGCAGACAGATCCACTTTACTGGAAGCACTCTGA
- a CDS encoding cofactor-independent phosphoglycerate mutase, which translates to MKYVVLIGDGMADEPLEELGGMTVLQKANTTNMDYIVMNGRAGLAQTVPEGLPPGSDVANMSIVGYDPKKYYSGRAPLEAASMGVELEKDDVAFRCNLITIKDDLIVDYSSGHITNEEAKELIESIDSALGDDKVSFYPGISYRHLMVAKRGLGANTECVPPHDVIDESRHEHMPKGEDSEIISDLIERSINILETQPVNKNRIAEGKNPGNSIWLWGQGFAPAFTPFNELYGLNGAIISAVDLVKGIGIYAGLDVIEVPGATGYLDTNYIGKAEYAIEALKNHDFVFVHVEAPDEAGHMGNMEAKIQAIEDFDEKVVGTILKAAIDMDEDVTIMVMPDHPTPIALRTHTSVPIPVGIYRTSEKNPDNADAFDEESVKKGSLGTVYAADLVRMLIDMR; encoded by the coding sequence ATGAAATATGTAGTACTTATCGGAGATGGCATGGCAGATGAGCCTCTTGAAGAACTCGGAGGAATGACAGTTCTTCAGAAAGCCAACACAACCAACATGGATTACATCGTTATGAATGGCAGGGCAGGGCTTGCACAGACTGTCCCTGAAGGATTGCCTCCGGGAAGTGACGTGGCAAACATGTCCATTGTAGGTTATGATCCGAAGAAGTACTATTCAGGAAGGGCACCCCTTGAAGCTGCAAGCATGGGAGTGGAACTCGAAAAGGATGATGTAGCGTTCCGCTGCAACCTCATAACCATTAAAGATGATCTCATCGTCGATTACAGTTCAGGACATATAACCAATGAGGAAGCAAAGGAACTCATAGAGAGCATAGACTCTGCCCTTGGCGATGATAAGGTCAGCTTCTATCCGGGCATCAGTTACAGGCATCTTATGGTAGCAAAGAGAGGACTTGGGGCTAATACCGAATGTGTCCCACCTCATGATGTCATCGATGAGAGCAGGCATGAACACATGCCAAAGGGAGAGGACAGCGAGATCATATCCGACCTTATAGAAAGGTCCATAAATATACTGGAAACCCAGCCGGTCAATAAAAATAGAATTGCAGAAGGCAAGAATCCCGGAAACTCAATATGGCTATGGGGACAGGGATTTGCCCCGGCTTTCACCCCATTCAATGAACTTTACGGACTCAACGGTGCCATCATCTCAGCAGTTGACCTTGTAAAGGGAATAGGTATCTACGCAGGGCTTGATGTCATTGAAGTTCCGGGAGCCACAGGATACCTTGATACTAATTATATCGGCAAGGCTGAGTATGCCATTGAAGCCCTCAAGAACCATGATTTTGTCTTCGTGCATGTGGAAGCACCTGATGAAGCAGGCCACATGGGAAATATGGAAGCTAAGATACAGGCTATTGAGGATTTCGATGAGAAGGTCGTAGGAACTATCCTTAAGGCTGCCATCGACATGGATGAAGATGTAACCATCATGGTAATGCCGGACCATCCAACGCCAATCGCACTAAGGACCCACACATCCGTGCCAATCCCGGTAGGTATATACCGCACTTCAGAAAAAAATCCTGACAATGCAGATGCTTTTGATGAAGAATCTGTGAAGAAAGGCTCACTTGGAACAGTATATGCAGCTGACCTTGTGAGGATGCTGATTGACATGCGTTAG
- a CDS encoding DUF1894 domain-containing protein, producing MACINDIPFEILIKGATPAQCEKLIQERSDKVYHVTGGYRIRGVALMGDNVPVGVKGDEVFFQFIKPCFGLFVLRVPDATDIAEQLEKDFKK from the coding sequence ATGGCATGTATTAACGACATACCCTTTGAGATTCTCATAAAGGGTGCTACACCTGCTCAGTGTGAGAAACTAATTCAGGAAAGGTCTGATAAGGTGTATCATGTTACCGGTGGTTACAGGATACGTGGTGTAGCTCTTATGGGGGATAATGTCCCTGTAGGGGTGAAAGGGGATGAGGTATTCTTCCAGTTCATCAAACCATGTTTTGGACTTTTTGTACTCAGGGTGCCTGATGCCACAGATATTGCAGAGCAGCTTGAGAAGGATTTTAAAAAATAG
- the mtrH gene encoding tetrahydromethanopterin S-methyltransferase subunit H, with amino-acid sequence MFKFDKKQEVFDVGGVKFGGQPGQYPTVLIGTMFYNRHKIVTDEDKGVFDVEAANKLWQGMVDMGQVTGNPIVNQIVGETPEAIKKYIDWFVDIDDKTPFLIDSSAGDVRAAAAEYVTEIGVADRAIYNSINASVHADEIEAIRDSDINASIVLAFNATDPSVKGKLEILESGGTGQEKGMLEIAKECGITKPLIDVAATPLGAGSGASMRAVIAIKGHLGLPVGGGYHNMASAWDWMKTYKKQYETREEKQAIYMPADIGTNLVPQVLGSNFQLFGPIENTDKIFPATAMVDIMLAETAKELGLEIMDENHPINKLV; translated from the coding sequence ATGTTCAAATTTGACAAGAAACAAGAAGTATTTGATGTCGGTGGGGTCAAGTTCGGTGGCCAGCCAGGACAATACCCAACAGTGCTTATAGGAACCATGTTCTACAACAGGCACAAGATCGTGACTGATGAAGACAAAGGTGTCTTTGATGTAGAGGCTGCAAACAAACTCTGGCAGGGAATGGTTGACATGGGACAGGTAACTGGTAACCCAATCGTAAACCAGATTGTCGGAGAAACACCAGAAGCAATCAAGAAATATATCGACTGGTTTGTTGATATTGATGACAAGACACCATTCCTTATCGACTCATCTGCCGGCGATGTACGTGCAGCTGCAGCAGAGTATGTGACAGAGATCGGTGTAGCTGACAGAGCAATCTACAACTCAATCAATGCCAGTGTCCATGCTGATGAGATTGAGGCAATCAGGGACAGCGACATCAACGCTTCCATTGTGCTTGCATTCAATGCAACCGACCCAAGCGTAAAAGGAAAACTTGAAATCCTTGAGAGCGGCGGTACAGGTCAGGAAAAAGGTATGCTTGAGATCGCAAAGGAATGTGGAATCACAAAACCTTTGATCGATGTAGCAGCAACACCACTGGGCGCAGGTTCCGGTGCATCCATGAGAGCAGTAATTGCAATCAAGGGCCACCTTGGACTGCCTGTTGGCGGTGGATACCACAACATGGCATCCGCATGGGACTGGATGAAGACCTACAAAAAGCAGTACGAGACAAGAGAAGAGAAGCAGGCAATTTACATGCCAGCTGACATCGGAACAAACCTTGTGCCACAGGTACTTGGATCAAACTTCCAGCTCTTCGGACCTATCGAGAACACAGATAAAATATTCCCTGCAACAGCAATGGTTGACATTATGCTTGCAGAGACTGCAAAGGAACTCGGCCTTGAGATCATGGACGAGAACCACCCAATCAACAAGCTGGTTTAA